In the Magnolia sinica isolate HGM2019 chromosome 15, MsV1, whole genome shotgun sequence genome, one interval contains:
- the LOC131227479 gene encoding probable inactive receptor kinase RLK902 — translation MAPPIPLIFLLLLFLPFSKPDLQSDKTALLAFKTAVGKSLPWNASLLVCQWQGVHCESNRVTSVRLPGVGLMGPIPLSTVGNLTQLRTLSLRFNALTGQLPSDLARCTDLRNLYLQGNHFSGEIPPFIFTLQNLIRLNLAGNNFSGQISPDFNKLTRLGTLYLENNQLDGQIPDLKLSFLEQFNVSFNQLNGSIPLDLRRHSSDAFNGNSLCGMPLIPCPGEENPSKKKLSGGAIAGIAVGSAVAVLLILIILIFLCRRKSIRKTRSVESAALPKPAMDDLGGPIEKPTAAMADRENGVAPMVEMGKKGGGGDTIVNHGKKLVFFGNSRGFDLEDLLRASAEVLGKGTFGTAFKAVLEVGAVVAVKRLKEVGVEEKEFREKIEAVGSVDHENIVPLRAYYFSKDEKLLVYDYMPMGSLSALLHGNRGAGRTPLNWEARSGIALGVAHALEYLHRRGPTVSHGNIKSSNILLTKSYEARVSDFGLAQLAAPTSTPNRIAGYRAPEVTDPRRVSQKADIYSFGVLLLELLTGKAPTHTLLNEDGVDLPRWVQSVVRDEWTAEVFDLELLRYQTVEEEMVQLLQLAIDCATQYPDKRPSMSDVVQRIEELRSTSLLPQELDQSHYLIGNANGGSSRMMNSVDGSGPPPHPTTLLD, via the exons ATGGCTCCACCAATCCccctcatcttccttctccttctcttccttCCCTTCTCAAAACCAGATCTCCAATCCGACAAAACCGCTCTTCTCGCCTTCAAAACCGCCGTTGGGAAATCCCTCCCGTGGAACGCGTCCCTACTAGTCTGCCAATGGCAAGGCGTGCACTGCGAGTCAAACCGCGTGACTAGCGTACGCCTCCCCGGCGTCGGCCTGATGGGCCCCATCCCTCTCTCCACCGTCGGAAATCTGACACAACTCCGCACTCTCAGCCTCCGTTTCAACGCTCTCACAGGTCAACTCCCCTCTGACCTCGCCCGCTGCACCGACCTCCGCAACCTCTACCTGCAGGGTAACCACTTCTCCGGCGAGATCCCGCCGTTCATCTTCACTCTGCAGAATCTCATCCGTCTGAACCTCGCTGGCAATAACTTCTCCGGCCAGATCTCGCCGGATTTCAACAAGCTGACCAGGCTCGGCACGCTCTACCTCGAGAACAACCAACTCGACGGTCAGATCCCCGATCTGAAACTCTCCTTTCTGGAGCAGTTCAACGTCTCCTTCAATCAGTTGAATGGATCTATACCGTTGGATCTCCGACGGCATTCGTCGGACGCCTTCAATGGGAACTCGCTCTGCGGCATGCCGCTGATCCCGTGCCCCGGTGAGGAGAATCCGTCGAAGAAGAAGCTCTCCGGCGGTGCGATTGCCGGGATTGCCGTCGGATCGGCTGTAGCAGTCCTCTTGATTCTCATAATTTTGATCTTCCTCTGCCGGAGGAAGAGCATCCGGAAGACGAGATCAGTCGAATCAGCGGCATTGCCAAAGCCGGCGATGGATGACTTGGGTGGGCCGATTGAGAAACCGACGGCAGCGATGGCGGATCGGGAGAATGGGGTGGCTCCGATGGTGGAGATGGGTAAGAAAGGGGGAGGAGGGGATACGATTGTGAATCATGGGAAGAAGCTGGTCTTTTTTGGGAATTCGAGGGGTTTTGATTTGGAGGATTTGCTGAGGGCTTCAGCTGAGGTTTTGGGGAAGGGGACGTTTGGTACGGCTTTCAAGGCGGTTTTGGAAGTTGGGGCGGTTGTGGCGGTTAAGCGGCTGAAAGAAGTTGGGGTTGAGGAGAAGGAGTTTAGAGAGAAGATCGAGGCCGTTGGATCGGTGGACCACGAGAATATTGTGCCGTTGAGGGCGTATTATTTCAGCAAGGATGAGAAGCTCCTTGTCTATGATTACATGCCCATGGGCAGCCtttctgcacttctgcatg GAAACAGAGGAGCGGGAAGGACACCGCTAAACTGGGAAGCCCGGTCTGGCATtgcccttggtgtggcccatgcccTTGAGTATCTCCACCGTCGGGGACCCACCGTCTCCCACGGCAACATCAAATCCTCCAATATCCTCCTCACAAAATCCTACGAAGCCCGTGTTTCTGACTTCGGACTCGCCCAGCTCGCAGCCCCCACATCCACCCCCAACCGCATCGCTGGCTACCGTGCTCCGGAAGTGACGGATCCACGTAGGGTGTCCCAGAAGGCCGATATCTACAGCTTTGGCGTGCTGCTGCTGGAGCTGCTCACGGGCAAGGCCCCGACCCACACTCTCCTCAACGAGGACGGGGTCGATCTCCCGAGATGGGTGCAGTCGGTGGTCCGTGATGAGTGGACGGCCGAGGTGTTCGACCTTGAGCTCCTGAGGTACCAGACTGTCGAAGAGGAGATGGTGCAGCTCTTGCAGCTTGCGATCGACTGTGCCACACAGTACCCAGACAAGCGCCCGTCTATGTCGGATGTGGTGCAGCGGATTGAAGAGCTCCGGAGCACGAGCCTGCTGCCACAAGAGCTAGACCAATCTCACTATCTGATCGGCAATGCGAATGGCGGGTCATCTCGGATGATGAATTCAGTTGATGGGTCCGGGCCGCCACCACATCCCACCACCCTCTTGGATTGA